In Sphingomonas sp. LR60, the following are encoded in one genomic region:
- a CDS encoding IS3 family transposase (programmed frameshift) produces the protein MKKTRHTDEQIAFALKQAETGTSVAEVIRRMGISEQTFYRWKKVYGGLGVGELRRLKLLEEENRKLKQLVADLSLDKHILQDVLSQKALTPGRRRELVAHVQASHGVSERRSCLALGVDRSSVRYVSHRPDQAPLMLRIRDLAATRTRYGYFRIYILLRREGWFVNHKRVYRLYRDDGLSLRLKKPRRNVSAANRDRQPAAAAANEMWSMDFVSDALFDGRRLRALTVVDAFTREALAIDVDQGIKGEQVVEVMARISSTRGAPRTIRVDNGPEFISKALDRWAYENGVTLDFSRPGKPTDNAFVESFNGRLRDECLNTHWFLSLEDARAKIEAWRRDYNESRPHTSLGWLTPVEYAAAAAKIAAE, from the exons ATGAAGAAGACGAGGCATACGGACGAGCAGATCGCGTTCGCGCTGAAGCAGGCGGAGACGGGTACGTCAGTGGCGGAGGTAATCCGCCGGATGGGGATCTCCGAGCAGACATTCTACCGCTGGAAGAAGGTGTACGGCGGCCTCGGCGTAGGCGAGCTGCGGCGCCTGAAGCTGCTCGAGGAGGAGAACCGCAAGCTCAAGCAGCTGGTCGCGGACCTGAGCCTGGACAAGCATATCCTGCAGGACGTGCTGTC TCAAAAAGCCCTGACGCCTGGACGACGGCGCGAGCTCGTCGCGCACGTCCAGGCGTCTCATGGTGTCAGCGAGCGACGCAGTTGCCTGGCGCTGGGCGTCGACCGGTCGTCGGTGCGCTACGTGTCGCATCGGCCGGACCAGGCGCCGCTGATGCTGCGCATCCGCGATCTGGCGGCGACGCGGACGCGATACGGCTACTTCCGCATCTACATCCTGCTGCGCAGGGAGGGATGGTTCGTGAACCACAAGAGGGTCTATCGGCTTTACCGGGATGATGGACTGAGCCTTCGGCTCAAGAAGCCTCGCCGCAACGTCAGCGCTGCCAACCGCGACCGACAGCCTGCGGCTGCGGCGGCCAACGAGATGTGGTCGATGGACTTCGTCTCCGACGCGCTGTTCGACGGCCGGCGGTTGCGAGCGCTGACGGTCGTCGATGCGTTCACGCGCGAGGCGCTGGCGATTGACGTCGACCAGGGCATCAAGGGTGAGCAGGTGGTCGAGGTGATGGCGCGGATCTCGTCAACCCGCGGCGCGCCCAGGACCATTCGGGTGGACAACGGGCCGGAGTTCATCTCGAAGGCGCTCGACCGCTGGGCATACGAGAATGGCGTGACCCTGGACTTCAGCCGGCCGGGCAAGCCGACCGACAACGCCTTCGTAGAGTCGTTTAACGGCCGCCTTCGGGACGAGTGCCTGAACACGCACTGGTTCCTGTCGCTGGAGGACGCCAGAGCCAAGATCGAGGCCTGGCGGCGGGACTATAATGAGAGCCGCCCTCACACATCGCTTGGCTGGCTGACGCCGGTCGAATATGCTGCTGCCGCGGCCAAGATCGCGGCCGAATGA
- a CDS encoding acyltransferase family protein codes for MLLTHPILLEFGAGLLLAEACRNGALSRLGFLLPLGVLALCIGSYIGGPRVVVYGIPACAIVAGALALEGGTRRSTLKLLGDASYSIYLMHPLVLFVLRRVIAHVPLGGWLGFTLFITLALSGSIIAGLIVHRFVEKPLARLLTRKRPLIGRSSRGTTEQSSLQLSE; via the coding sequence GTGTTGCTTACCCATCCGATCCTATTGGAATTTGGAGCAGGTCTTCTTCTAGCTGAGGCATGTCGCAACGGCGCGCTCTCGCGCTTAGGCTTTTTGCTGCCTCTCGGCGTCCTCGCCTTATGCATTGGTTCGTACATCGGCGGTCCGCGCGTGGTAGTATATGGCATCCCCGCATGCGCAATTGTCGCAGGCGCTCTTGCGCTGGAGGGTGGCACAAGGCGGTCAACGCTGAAGTTGCTAGGTGACGCGAGCTACTCAATCTACCTTATGCACCCGCTTGTGCTCTTCGTGCTTCGGCGAGTGATCGCGCATGTTCCTCTGGGCGGCTGGCTTGGCTTCACGCTCTTCATCACCTTGGCTTTGAGCGGGTCGATCATCGCCGGGCTGATCGTGCATCGCTTTGTGGAAAAGCCGCTTGCGCGCCTGCTTACTCGTAAGCGGCCTCTGATTGGGCGGTCGTCGCGTGGCACGACAGAGCAATCTTCCTTGCAGCTTAGCGAGTAG